A stretch of Henckelia pumila isolate YLH828 chromosome 4, ASM3356847v2, whole genome shotgun sequence DNA encodes these proteins:
- the LOC140862884 gene encoding phosphate transporter PHO1 homolog 9-like, with translation MKFGKELASQMVQEWQAAYMDYNGLKKLLKDILRFRQQNAVPSSGPVARSGSLKRRLTMYRAFSGLTNRYNNLRAGSPRKNDDEAILVGSVQQEGSVDCYQTMFLRSSDAGGEYELLFFKALDDEFNKVVKFYKDKVQELKGEAEELSKQMEALIALRIKVDEPNVEQKFAYEYSSSGYSGPATSKPGRGRHMEVIHEVEMSSEGTSGEQQIRTENPKMNTGRFRPPSLDVLGHVTLNVDPETPVSTLRNVIMSSKSDLSFSAEELRKVEEQLRQAFAEFYQQLRFLKSYCFVNTLAFSKIMKKYDKITSRNASRSYLDMVDKSYLGSSEEVNKLIERLETTFIKHFANGNRRNGMKSLRPKHKKERHRTTFFLGLFTGCSIALVITIIVTIHARKLLNNPGREQYMNAIFPLYSLFGYIFLHMLMYGANTYFWKRYSVNYPFIFGFKPGTELGFREIFLLASGLSVLALAATVSNLDMEMDRRTARFQTLTELVPLGLVALVLLITFCPFNIIYRSSRFFLIRCAWHCFLAPLYKVTLPDFFLADQLTSQVQAIRCIQFYICYYTLGDFTKRSDTFVKNSTYKIFLIVVAIIPYMSRVLQCLRRFFEEKDTSQGYNSLKYFSTVVALVSRTIDEQRPGAFWKIFASSSSGLTTIFNTYWDVVIDWGLLQRNSKNPWLRDKLLVSNKAVYFVAIVVNILLRLVWMQLVLDIKDGPFLHRNGMVALVASLEIFRRGIWNFFRLENEHLNNVGKYRAFKHVPLPFHYADEKIM, from the exons ATGAAATTTGGGAAGGAATTAGCTTCCCAAATGGTGCAAGAATGGCAGGCAGCATACATGGATTACAACGGTCTCAAGAAGCTGCTCAAGGACATCTTGAGATTCAGACAGCAGAATGCAGTGCCATCATCGGGCCCTGTGGCCCGATCAGGCTCCCTGAAGAGGAGGCTAACCATGTACAGAGCTTTCAGCGGGCTGACAAACAGATACAACAACCTCAGAGCTGGCTCTCCGCGTAAGAATGATGATGAAGCTATCTTGGTCGGCTCAGTGCAGCAAGAGGGCTCTGTAGATTGTTACCAGACAATGTTTTTAAGGTCGTCCGATGCGGGCGGTGAATATGAGCTCCTGTTCTTCAAAGCATTGGATGATGAATTCAACAAAGTGGTGAAATTTTACAAGGATAAGGTTCAAGAACTGAAGGGGGAGGCCGAGGAGCTGAGCAAACAGATGGAGGCGCTTATCGCATTGAGGATCAAGGTGGATGAGCCCAATGTGGAGCAGAAATTTGCTTACGAATATTCCAGTTCTGGGTATTCAGGGCCTGCAACATCGAAGCCAG GGCGAGGGCGACATATGGAGGTGATTCACGAAGTGGAGATGAGCAGTGAGGGAACTTCAGGAGAGCAACAGATAAGAACCGAGAATCCGAAAATGAATACAGGCCGATTTAGGCCCCCTTCTTTAGATGTCTTAGGACATGTTACATTAAATGTTGATCCTGAAACTCCAGTCTCGACTTTGAGAAATGTTATCATGAGTTCAAAATCAGACCTATCATTCAGTGCGGAGGAGCTCAGAAAAGTAGAAGAGCAATTGAGACAAGCCTTTGCCGAATTTTATCAGCAGCTTCGATTCTTGAAAAGTTACTG TTTCGTGAATACGCTTGCATTTTCCAAGATCATGAAGAAATATGACAAG atCACTTCAAGAAATGCTTCAAGATCTTACTTAGATATGGTTGATAAGTCATATCTAGGCAGCTCCGAAGAG GTAAACAAGCTCATAGAAAGACTAGAGACCACATTCATCAAGCACTTCGCAAATGGAAATCGTAGAAACGGGATGAAATCTTTGAGACCTAAACATAAAAAGGAAAGGCATAGAACGACGTTTTTCCTCG GTCTATTCACTGGTTGCTCAATAGCACTTGTTATTACTATTATTGTCACCATACATGCGAGGAAACTTCTAAATAATCCGGGACGAGAACAGTATATGAATGCTATATTCCCATTGTACAG TTTGTTTGGGTACATTTTTCTACACATGCTAATGTATGGAGCAAACACTTACTTCTGGAAGCGATACTCTGTCAATTACCCCTTCATCTTCGGATTCAAACCTGGAACCGAATTGGGATTTCGAGAAATCTTTCTTCTTGCTTCCGGTCTTTCAGTACTTGCATTGGCCGCCACAGTCTCGAATCTGGACATGGAAATGGATCGAAGAACGGCAAGGTTCCAGACGCTAACCGAGTTGGTTCCACTAGGCCTTGTTGCT CTTGTGCTTCTTATTACCTTCTGTCCCTTCAACATCATATACCGTTCAAGTCGTTTCTTTCTCATTCGATGCGCATGGCACTGCTTCCTTGCCCCACTCTATAAG GTTACTCTACCTGATTTCTTCTTGGCAGATCAGCTGACGAGCCAG GTTCAGGCTATCCGGTGCATTCAATTCTACATTTGCTATTATACATTGGGTGATTTCACAAAGAGATCAGATACATTTGTTAAGAACAGTACCTACAAGATTTTCCTCATTGTTGTTGCAATTATTCCTTACATGTCACGTGTTCTTCAG TGCTTGCGCCGTTTCTTTGAGGAAAAAGATACATCACAAGGCTATAATAGCCTCAAATACTTTTCCACAGTCGTTGCACTGGTTTCAAGGACAATAGATGAACAGAGACCTGGAGcgttttggaaaatatttgctTCTTCAAGCTCTGGTTTAACCACGATCTTTAACACGTACTGGGATGTCGTTATCGACTGGGGTCTTTTGCAAAGAAACTCCAAGAATCCATGGTTGAGAGACAAGCTTTTGGTGTCAAACAAGGCTGTGTACTTCGTCGCGATA GTTGTGAACATCCTCCTGAGACTTGTGTGGATGCAGTTAGTTCTGGATATCAAAGACGGGCCGTTTCTTCACAGGAACGGCATGGTTGCGCTTGTTGCTAGCTTGGAGATATTTCGTCGTGGAATTTGGAACTTCTTCAG ACTGGAGAATGAACACTTGAACAACGTCGGAAAGTATCGCGCTTTCAAGCATGTTCCGTTGCCATTTCACTATGCAGATGAAAAGATTATGTGA
- the LOC140866519 gene encoding uncharacterized protein — protein sequence MSYFPVGHRVTGGEIDDFDDCDHAHYAGGYDIDLTYGRSLPPSYETCYPYRSSASDHPQFASHSKPSDYAVEALGSQYNSFSGPKYRPDHPSFAGGSAYSGPRPSYGFQPGGGRNDYARPEPGYGPGVRKPESGFGGSRHESGYGGWPERPSYPRPSYPQPSYPRPSYPEPSYPRPSYPEPSYPNPSYPEPSYPIPSYPEPTYPMPSYPEPSYPTPGYGIHEHDDSEHDWRKHYHQQPHRHGHGQ from the exons ATGTCTTACTTCCCCGTCGGCCACCGCGTCACCGGTGGCGAGATCGACGACTTCGACGACTGCGATCACGCCCACTACGCTGGCGGATACGACATCGACTTGACCTACGGCCGCAGCCTCCCTCCCTCCTACGAAACCTGTTACCCTTACAGATCCTCAGCTTCCGACCATCCGCAGTTCGCCTCCCACTCCAAGCCTTCCGATTATGCTGTTGAAGCTCTGGGTAGCCAATACAATAGCTTTTCCGGGCCGAAATACCGACCCGATCATCCATCGTTTGCGGGAGGTAGTGCCTACAGTGGACCAAGGCCCAGCTACGGGTTTCAACCTGGTGGCGGGAGGAACGACTACGCTAGACCGGAGCCTGGGTACGGTCCTGGCGTGAGGAAGCCTGAATCCGGTTTTGGTGGATCCAGACACGAGTCCGGCTACGGTGGCTGGCCTGAGAGACCCAGTTACCCGAGGCCCAGCTATCCGCAGCCCAGTTACCCCAGGCCCAGCTATCCGGAACCAAGTTACCCGAGGCCTAGCTATCCGGAGCCCAGTTACCCGAACCCAAGCTATCCGGAGCCCAGTTACCCGATACCTAGCTATCCGGAGCCAACTTACCCGATGCCAAGCTATCCGGAGCCAAGTTATCCGACACCCGGCTATGGAATACAT GAACATGATGATTCCGAGCATGATTGGAGAAAGCATTACCACCAGCAGCCGCACCGCCATGGCCACGGCCAGTAG
- the LOC140865229 gene encoding pectinesterase 31: protein MGSRIITVSQDGSADYRTVQEAIDVVPLSNTCRTVIRVAPGVYKQPIYVPKTKNFITLAGMRPEDTVLTWNNTAARIDHHQSARVIGTGTFGCGSTIVEGEDFMAENITFENSAPEGSGQAVAIRVTADRCAFYNCKFLGWQDTLYLHYGKQYLSNCYIEGSVDFIFGNSTALLEHCHIHCKSPGFITAQSRKSSLETTGYIFLRCVITSNGGVQYTYLGRPWGPFGRVVFAYTHMDDCVKHVGWHNWGKIENERSACFYEYKCFGPGSCPSKRVTWARELIDEEAEQFLAHNFIDPDPQRPWLAQRMAVRIPYSA, encoded by the exons ATGGGTTCCAGGATAATTACTGTGTCGCAAGATGGCTCCGCCGATTACCGCACTGTGCAGGAAGCCATAGACGTGGTGCCGCTGAGCAACACGTGCCGGACGGTGATTCGTGTGGCGCCCGGCGTTTACAAGCAACCCATATACGTGCCCAAGACCAAGAATTTCATCACGCTGGCCGGGATGCGTCCGGAGGATACGGTGCTGACTTGGAACAACACTGCCGCGAGAATCGACCACCATCAGTCGGCGCGTGTGATTGGGACCGGGACGTTCGGGTGCGGGAGCACGATTGTTGAGGGGGAGGATTTTATGGCTGAGAACATTACTTTCGAAAATTCTGCTCCCGAG GGTTCAGGGCAGGCTGTGGCCATTCGAGTGACAGCAGATCGATGTGCCTTTTACAATTGCAAATTTCTAGGCTGGCAG GATACTCTCTATTTGCACTATGGTAAGCAGTATTTGAGTAATTGCTATATCGAAGGAAGTGTAGACTTTATTTTTGGTAATAGCACTGCTCTTTTGGAGCACTGTCACATCCATTGCAAGTCTCCTGGTTTTATAACCGCTCAAAGCAGAAAATCGTCCCTAGAGACGACTGGCTACATATTTTTAAG ATGTGTGATTACTAGTAATGGAGGAGTGCAGTACACCTATCTTGGACGGCCTTGGGGACCATTTGGTAGGGTGGTCTTTGCGTATACGCACATGGATGATTGTGTTAAACACGTCGGCTGGCATAATTGGGGGAAGATTGAGAATGAAAGAAGTGCTTGCTTCTATGAGTACAA GTGCTTTGGTCCAGGTAGTTGTCCCTCTAAGCGTGTAACTTGGGCGAGAGAATTGATAGATGAGGAAGCTGAGCAGTTTCTTGCGCATAATTTTATTGACCCTGATCCGCAGAGACCTTGGCTGGCTCAGAGGATGGCTGTAAGGATTCCATATTCCGCTTAG
- the LOC140864607 gene encoding vesicle transport v-SNARE 11-like produces the protein MSDAFDGYERQYCELSANLSKKCSSASVLDGERKKQKISEIKAGLDDADSLIRKMDLEARGLQPNVKAVLLAKLREFKSDLNNLKTAAKRIESTNLNQAARDELLEAGMADSTTASANQRERLIMSTGKLNTSSNRIRESRKVMLETEELGVSLLQDLHQQRQSLLRANDTLYGVDDNISRSKKIMSSISKRMDRNKWIIGSIVTILVIAIAVILYFKLSK, from the exons ATGAGTGATGCGTTTGACGGTTACGAGCGTCAATACTGCGAGCTTTCCGCGAATTTATCGAAGAAATGCTCGTCGGCCAGCGTACTCGATGGAG AACGAAAGAAGCAAAAGATTTCTGAAATAAAAGCGGGACTTGACGATGCAGATTCTTTG ATTCGGAAGATGGATCTTGAGGCCCGTGGTTTACAACCAAACGTTAAGGCGGTGCTTCTTGCCAAGCTGAGAGAATTTAAATCTGACCTGAACAATTTGAAAACTGCAGCAAAGCGTATTGAATCGACTAACTTAAACCAGGCTGCTCGAGATGAGTTGCTGGAGGCAGGAATGGCCGATTCGACAACA GCATCAGCGAATCAAAGGGAGAGATTGATAATGTCAACTGGAAAATTGAACACCTCTAGCAACAGAATCAGAGAAAGTAGAAAGGTCATGCTGGAGACGGAGGAGCTTGGTGTCTCACTCCTTCAAGATTTGCACCAGCAGCGACAGTCTCTCCTACGTGCTAATGACACG TTGTATGGCGTGGATGACAACATAAGCAGGAGCAAGAAAATTATGAGTTCCATATCCAAGAGGATGGACCGCAACAAGTGGATTATCGGCTCAATAGTCACAATACTTGTTATTGCTATCGCTGTGATTTTGTATTTCAAACTTTCCAAGtaa